A genomic window from Nocardioides jiangxiensis includes:
- a CDS encoding protein kinase family protein — protein MRPGDVLASRYRLTVLLHDRNGGRFWRAHDLVLARDVALHLIPEDDPRGPLLEEAARRSATVQDPRLLRVLDSASVDGLHYVVNEWGEGTSLNHLIAEEPLSPVRAAWLVSEVAGMIAAGHAAGVAHGRLVPENVLIDTTGAVKIIGFAVDAALHGLPPGRASADITDLGGLLYAALTGRWSGVSESGVPSAPIEHGRPLRPRQVRAGVPRVLDGICDSLLGAGTRFTSAAEVAEALTDYIGDPATVAAAEADRLRTGTTPVRRPGTDDTDATGALAAVTAPVPVPPMDGPSPDDTVLTPAVTEDDVERTQIGAPVFGDADDPEAAALADPDWHTPSEVAPAPPPPFEEVPERPLFAPDPPEGRLRRLPPPTSADAGFWPFGNTGELPAIPAVEEKEPAEPVPGRSWLRGALVLLAILVLLPMAYVIAGLVRHDGDTSTGSGSGGPSASAKPLPGVRATAFDPLGDNDEHNSDAALAVDGKATTAWTTSGYDQDLGPAGLKAGVGLVLDLGASHTVTSVDVTVQGGATSLQLFAAGGTSPGTVDGLDAVASGSGSSTITLTPTKAFSSRFLVVWMTSLPQVSGQFRGAIAEVEVHA, from the coding sequence ATGCGACCCGGTGACGTCCTCGCGTCGCGGTACCGCCTGACCGTGCTCCTCCACGACCGCAACGGCGGCCGGTTCTGGCGTGCCCACGACCTCGTCCTCGCCCGCGACGTCGCCCTGCACCTGATCCCGGAGGACGACCCGCGCGGCCCCCTGCTCGAGGAGGCGGCGCGGCGTTCCGCCACCGTCCAGGACCCGCGCCTGCTCCGGGTGCTCGACAGCGCGAGCGTCGACGGGCTCCACTACGTCGTCAACGAGTGGGGCGAGGGCACCTCGCTCAACCACCTCATCGCCGAGGAGCCCCTCTCCCCGGTCCGCGCCGCATGGCTGGTCTCCGAGGTGGCAGGGATGATCGCCGCCGGCCACGCCGCCGGAGTGGCCCACGGGCGCCTGGTCCCCGAGAACGTCCTCATCGACACCACCGGAGCCGTGAAGATCATCGGCTTCGCGGTCGACGCGGCCCTGCACGGCCTGCCGCCGGGCCGTGCATCGGCCGACATCACCGACCTCGGTGGCCTGCTCTACGCCGCCCTCACCGGACGCTGGAGCGGCGTCTCCGAGTCCGGTGTGCCGTCCGCACCGATCGAGCACGGCCGGCCGCTTCGCCCGCGCCAGGTGCGTGCCGGCGTTCCGCGGGTGCTCGACGGCATCTGCGACAGCCTGCTCGGCGCCGGCACGCGCTTCACGAGCGCGGCGGAGGTCGCCGAGGCGCTCACCGACTACATCGGCGACCCGGCGACCGTCGCAGCCGCCGAAGCCGACCGGCTGCGCACCGGCACCACGCCCGTACGCCGCCCCGGCACCGACGACACCGACGCGACCGGCGCCCTCGCGGCCGTGACCGCACCGGTCCCCGTTCCGCCGATGGACGGGCCGTCGCCCGACGACACCGTGCTCACCCCCGCCGTGACCGAGGACGACGTCGAGCGCACCCAGATCGGCGCGCCCGTGTTCGGCGACGCCGACGACCCCGAGGCTGCTGCGCTGGCCGACCCCGACTGGCACACGCCGTCGGAGGTCGCACCCGCTCCTCCCCCGCCGTTCGAGGAGGTGCCGGAGCGGCCGCTCTTCGCGCCCGACCCGCCCGAGGGACGGCTGCGACGGCTGCCGCCACCGACCTCCGCCGACGCGGGCTTCTGGCCCTTCGGCAACACGGGCGAGCTGCCGGCGATCCCTGCCGTCGAGGAGAAGGAGCCGGCCGAGCCGGTCCCCGGGCGGAGCTGGCTGCGCGGCGCCCTCGTGCTGCTGGCGATCCTGGTCCTGCTCCCGATGGCCTACGTCATCGCAGGCCTGGTCCGGCACGACGGTGACACCTCGACCGGCTCGGGCAGCGGCGGCCCCTCGGCGTCCGCGAAGCCGCTCCCCGGCGTGCGGGCCACGGCGTTCGACCCGCTCGGCGACAACGACGAGCACAACAGCGATGCCGCGCTGGCCGTCGACGGCAAGGCCACCACGGCATGGACGACCTCGGGCTACGACCAGGACCTCGGCCCGGCCGGCCTCAAGGCGGGTGTCGGGCTGGTGCTCGACCTCGGCGCGAGCCACACGGTGACGTCCGTGGACGTGACGGTGCAGGGTGGGGCGACCTCGCTGCAGCTCTTCGCAGCGGGTGGCACGTCTCCCGGCACGGTCGACGGGCTCGACGCCGTCGCCTCGGGCTCCGGCAGCTCCACCATCACGCTCACCCCGACGAAGGCGTTCTCGTCGCGGTTCCTCGTCGTGTGGATGACCAGCCTCCCGCAGGTCTCCGGACAGTTCCGCGGCGCGATCGCCGAGGTCGAGGTCCACGCGTGA
- the sigM gene encoding RNA polymerase sigma factor SigM: MSESGPEGSDADLLAAHVDGDPEAFGLLFRRHRDRLWAVALRTLGDPDDAADALQDAMVSAFRRAASWRGEAAVTTWLHRIVVNACLDRVRHERIRTADPLPDDLETRLRSPERAPVEPAVVAEAHDRRAVVLDALASLPAEQRAALVLVDMEGYSVAEAATILDCAVGTVKSRCARGRARLAPLLGVLRETGDTPDPGNPPADADVPSTSPSRAPPADGTVQPA, from the coding sequence GTGAGCGAGAGCGGGCCGGAGGGATCCGACGCCGACCTGCTCGCCGCCCACGTCGACGGTGACCCCGAGGCGTTCGGGCTGCTCTTCCGGCGGCACCGCGACCGGCTGTGGGCCGTCGCGCTCCGGACCCTGGGGGACCCCGACGACGCGGCCGACGCCCTGCAGGACGCGATGGTCTCGGCCTTCCGTCGTGCGGCGTCCTGGCGCGGCGAGGCCGCCGTGACCACCTGGCTGCACCGGATCGTCGTCAACGCGTGCCTCGACCGGGTGCGCCACGAACGGATCCGCACCGCGGACCCGTTGCCCGACGACCTCGAGACCCGCCTGCGCTCACCGGAGCGGGCTCCCGTCGAGCCGGCGGTGGTGGCCGAGGCCCACGACCGGCGTGCCGTCGTGCTCGATGCGCTCGCGTCCCTCCCCGCCGAGCAGCGCGCTGCCCTCGTGCTCGTCGACATGGAGGGCTACTCCGTCGCCGAGGCGGCGACGATCCTCGACTGCGCGGTGGGCACGGTGAAGTCGCGCTGTGCCCGCGGACGCGCCCGGCTCGCGCCCCTGCTCGGCGTTCTCCGTGAGACCGGGGACACCCCCGACCCCGGGAACCCGCCGGCCGATGCCGACGTCCCATCCACGAGCCCCAGCCGCGCCCCGCCGGCCGACGGCACCGTCCAGCCCGCCTGA
- a CDS encoding pyridoxal phosphate-dependent aminotransferase has translation MRQIRQSKKLQGVRYDVRGPILVEAQRLEAEGHRILKLNIGNTGPFGFEPPEQIVADMVHHLQKAAGYSDSKGIWSARTAVMNYYQSHGLRDVGVDDIYIGNGVSELISMVLQTFIDDGNEILVPAPDYPLWTAAVTLSGGTPVHYLCDETNGWNPDLADIESKITENTHALVIINPNNPTGAVYSEDVVKGLVDIARRHNLVLMADEIYEKILFDDAVHHHAATYAGDDVLCLTFSGLSKAYRVCGYRAGWVMVSGPKEIATDFLEGLTLIANMRMCSNVPAQHAIQAALGGYQSIEELIVPGGRFYDQAMLADRLLNEIPGVSNVTPKGALYCFPRLDPEVYPIEDDQQFVIDLLRAKKILVTHGTGFNWPKPDHFRLVTLPDEKVLSEAIERIAEFLEIRRQG, from the coding sequence GTGCGCCAGATTCGTCAGAGCAAGAAGCTGCAGGGTGTCCGGTACGACGTGCGCGGACCGATCCTCGTCGAGGCCCAGCGGCTCGAGGCCGAGGGCCACCGGATCCTCAAGCTCAACATCGGCAACACCGGCCCGTTCGGCTTCGAGCCGCCGGAGCAGATCGTCGCCGACATGGTGCACCACCTGCAGAAGGCCGCGGGCTACAGCGACTCCAAGGGCATCTGGTCGGCGCGCACCGCCGTCATGAACTACTACCAGTCGCACGGTCTGCGCGACGTCGGCGTCGACGACATCTACATCGGCAACGGCGTCTCCGAGCTGATCTCGATGGTGCTGCAGACGTTCATCGACGACGGCAACGAGATCCTCGTGCCGGCGCCCGACTACCCGCTGTGGACGGCAGCCGTCACCCTGAGCGGTGGCACCCCGGTCCACTACCTCTGCGACGAGACCAACGGCTGGAACCCCGACCTCGCCGACATCGAGTCGAAGATCACCGAGAACACCCACGCCCTGGTGATCATCAACCCCAACAACCCGACGGGCGCGGTCTACTCCGAGGACGTCGTCAAGGGCCTGGTCGACATCGCCCGGCGGCACAACCTGGTGCTGATGGCCGACGAGATCTACGAGAAGATCCTCTTCGACGACGCGGTGCACCACCATGCTGCGACGTATGCCGGCGACGACGTGCTCTGCCTGACCTTCTCGGGACTCTCCAAGGCGTACCGGGTCTGCGGCTACCGCGCCGGCTGGGTGATGGTGTCGGGGCCGAAGGAGATCGCCACCGACTTCCTCGAGGGCCTGACCCTCATCGCCAACATGCGCATGTGCTCCAACGTGCCGGCACAGCACGCGATCCAGGCGGCGCTCGGCGGCTACCAGTCGATCGAGGAGCTGATCGTGCCGGGCGGCCGGTTCTACGACCAGGCGATGCTCGCCGACCGGCTGCTCAACGAGATCCCCGGCGTCTCCAACGTGACGCCGAAGGGCGCGCTCTACTGCTTCCCGCGGCTGGACCCCGAGGTCTACCCGATCGAGGACGACCAGCAGTTCGTGATCGACCTGCTGCGCGCCAAGAAGATCCTGGTCACCCACGGCACCGGCTTCAACTGGCCGAAGCCGGATCACTTCCGGCTGGTCACGCTGCCGGACGAGAAGGTGCTGAGCGAGGCGATCGAGCGGATCGCGGAGTTCCTGGAGATCCGCCGCCAGGGCTGA
- a CDS encoding PLP-dependent aminotransferase family protein, translating to MSDITRGSTRLDQYVDRYAARTEGMKASEVRALFSVASRPEVVSLAGGMPNISDLPLDVVGKGIADLIAHDGPVAMQYGSGQGTPELREQICEVMRLEGIEAHPDDVVVTVGSQQAVDLVTRIFCDPGDVVLCEAPSYLGALGVFRAYEADVVHVEMDADGLVPEALAQAIAVTRAAGKTIKFLYTIPNYHNPGGISLSAERRPEILRICREADILILEDNPYGLLGFEGTIHRALRADEPEGVIYLGSFSKTFAPGFRVGWALAPHAVREKLVLAQESATLCPSAFSQLAISRYLENHDWLGQVEAFRAMYKERRDAMISALEDFMPAACRWNVPTGGFYVWLTLPPGIDAKAMLPRAVTARVAYVPGTAFFADGFGSSSMRLSFCYPTPERIREGVRRLAGVLEAEMELRETFGATGTIPAIRASDYDAPSNDLS from the coding sequence ATGAGCGACATCACCCGCGGGAGCACGCGGCTCGACCAGTACGTCGACAGGTACGCCGCGCGCACCGAGGGGATGAAGGCCTCCGAGGTCCGCGCCCTCTTCTCCGTGGCCAGCCGGCCCGAGGTCGTCAGCCTCGCCGGCGGCATGCCCAACATCAGCGACCTCCCGCTCGACGTGGTCGGCAAGGGCATCGCCGACCTGATCGCCCACGACGGTCCGGTCGCCATGCAGTACGGCTCCGGCCAGGGCACCCCCGAGCTGCGCGAGCAGATCTGCGAGGTCATGCGGCTCGAGGGCATCGAGGCGCACCCCGACGACGTCGTCGTGACCGTCGGCTCACAGCAGGCCGTCGACCTGGTGACCCGCATCTTCTGCGACCCGGGTGACGTGGTGCTCTGCGAGGCGCCCAGCTACCTGGGCGCGCTGGGCGTCTTCCGGGCCTACGAGGCCGACGTCGTGCACGTCGAGATGGACGCCGACGGCCTCGTGCCGGAGGCACTGGCCCAGGCGATCGCGGTCACCAGGGCGGCCGGCAAGACGATCAAGTTCCTCTACACGATCCCGAACTACCACAACCCCGGTGGCATCTCGCTGAGCGCCGAGCGCCGTCCCGAGATCCTCCGGATCTGCCGCGAGGCCGACATCCTCATCCTCGAGGACAACCCCTACGGCCTGCTCGGCTTCGAGGGCACGATCCACCGCGCGCTCCGCGCCGACGAGCCCGAGGGTGTCATCTACCTCGGCTCCTTCTCCAAGACCTTCGCCCCCGGGTTCCGCGTCGGCTGGGCGCTCGCGCCCCACGCAGTGCGCGAGAAGCTCGTGCTCGCGCAGGAGTCGGCCACGCTCTGCCCGAGCGCCTTCTCGCAGTTGGCGATCTCCAGGTACCTCGAGAACCACGACTGGCTGGGCCAGGTCGAGGCGTTCCGTGCGATGTACAAGGAGCGCCGCGACGCGATGATCAGCGCGCTCGAGGACTTCATGCCGGCTGCCTGCCGCTGGAACGTCCCGACCGGCGGCTTCTACGTCTGGCTCACCCTTCCGCCGGGCATCGACGCGAAGGCGATGCTGCCCCGCGCGGTCACCGCCCGTGTCGCCTACGTCCCCGGCACGGCGTTCTTCGCCGACGGGTTCGGCTCCTCCTCCATGCGGCTCTCCTTCTGCTACCCCACCCCGGAGCGGATCCGCGAGGGCGTACGCCGACTGGCCGGCGTGCTCGAGGCGGAGATGGAGCTGCGCGAGACCTTCGGCGCGACCGGCACCATCCCGGCGATCCGCGCCTCCGACTACGACGCGCCCAGCAACGACCTGTCCTGA
- a CDS encoding TetR/AcrR family transcriptional regulator: MATKGDLTKARLAESMLELIQTNGYSGTGLSAVIAHASAPKGSVYFHFPDGKEGLGLAAVELAARRFETLIAEAALEAGTPAGSIRAAIAALSAIVGDSGFQLGCPVSVVTLEMGAESERLREACATAFESWISPTAAFLESNGLAAGEARELATVVVATIEGAVIVSRALRSTQPLANAADVLAELVDQRCGTAGAAR; the protein is encoded by the coding sequence ATGGCAACCAAGGGAGACCTGACGAAGGCACGGCTCGCGGAGTCGATGCTCGAGCTCATCCAGACGAACGGCTACAGCGGCACCGGTCTCAGCGCCGTCATCGCGCACGCGTCCGCCCCCAAGGGGTCGGTCTACTTCCACTTCCCTGACGGCAAGGAGGGCCTCGGTCTCGCGGCGGTCGAGCTCGCGGCCCGGCGCTTCGAGACGTTGATCGCGGAGGCGGCACTCGAGGCGGGCACGCCCGCCGGCTCCATCCGTGCCGCGATCGCGGCGCTCTCGGCCATCGTGGGCGACAGCGGCTTCCAGCTGGGGTGCCCGGTCTCGGTGGTCACCCTCGAGATGGGTGCCGAGAGCGAGCGCCTGCGCGAGGCGTGCGCGACGGCCTTCGAGTCCTGGATCTCCCCGACGGCGGCGTTCCTCGAGAGCAACGGTCTCGCTGCGGGTGAGGCCCGCGAGCTGGCGACGGTCGTGGTCGCGACGATCGAAGGCGCAGTCATCGTCTCGCGCGCCCTGCGCAGCACCCAGCCGCTGGCGAACGCCGCGGACGTCCTCGCGGAGCTCGTCGACCAGCGCTGCGGGACCGCGGGAGCGGCGCGATGA
- the trxB gene encoding thioredoxin-disulfide reductase, giving the protein MSEVRNVIIIGSGPAGYTAAVYAARASLKPLVFEGAVSAGGALMQTTEVENYPGFRDGIMGPALMDEMRAQAERFGAELVTDDVTEVDLTGDIKVVKTYDGEFRARSVILAMGSAHRKLGLPNEDALSGRGVSYCATCDGFFFREQAIAVIGGGDSAVEEATFLSRFASKVYLVHRRDELRASKAMQERAFADPKIEMVWNAEVASINGTESLEGLTLRDTVTGETRDLAVTGLFVAIGHDPRSELVKGQVDLDSEGYVLVNSPNTHTNLAGVFGAGDLVDTHYMQAITAAGSGCASALDAERYIAALDHAASTAGSAEATAVEAGCETV; this is encoded by the coding sequence ATGAGCGAAGTCCGCAACGTCATCATCATCGGCTCCGGCCCGGCCGGTTACACCGCCGCGGTCTACGCCGCGCGCGCCAGCCTGAAGCCGCTGGTCTTCGAGGGTGCGGTCAGCGCGGGCGGTGCCCTCATGCAGACCACCGAGGTCGAGAACTACCCCGGCTTCCGCGACGGCATCATGGGCCCGGCCCTGATGGACGAGATGCGTGCCCAGGCCGAGCGCTTCGGCGCCGAGCTGGTCACCGACGACGTCACCGAGGTCGACCTCACCGGTGACATCAAGGTCGTCAAGACCTACGACGGCGAGTTCCGCGCCCGCTCCGTCATCCTCGCGATGGGTTCGGCCCACCGGAAGCTCGGCCTCCCCAACGAGGACGCGCTCTCCGGCCGGGGCGTCTCCTACTGCGCGACCTGCGACGGCTTCTTCTTCCGCGAGCAGGCGATCGCGGTCATCGGCGGCGGCGACTCGGCCGTCGAGGAGGCCACCTTCCTGAGCCGCTTCGCCTCGAAGGTCTACCTGGTGCACCGTCGCGACGAGCTGCGCGCCTCGAAGGCGATGCAGGAGCGCGCCTTCGCCGACCCGAAGATCGAGATGGTCTGGAACGCCGAGGTCGCCTCGATCAACGGCACCGAGTCGCTGGAAGGCCTGACCCTGCGCGACACCGTCACGGGCGAGACCCGCGACCTCGCGGTCACCGGCCTCTTCGTCGCCATCGGCCACGACCCGCGCTCCGAGCTCGTCAAGGGTCAGGTCGACCTCGACTCCGAGGGCTACGTCCTGGTGAACTCGCCCAACACGCACACCAACCTCGCGGGCGTCTTCGGTGCCGGCGACCTGGTCGACACCCACTACATGCAGGCGATCACCGCCGCGGGCTCGGGCTGCGCCTCGGCTCTCGACGCCGAGCGCTACATCGCGGCCCTCGACCACGCGGCCTCCACGGCCGGCTCGGCCGAGGCCACCGCCGTCGAGGCCGGCTGCGAGACCGTCTGA
- the trxA gene encoding thioredoxin, protein MGNIPAVTDAAFDADVLKSDKPVLVDFWAEWCGPCRQVAPILDEINTAHGDKITFLKMNVDENPVTPSNYRVTGIPTLAVFQNGEIVKTIVGAKPKGALLKELEDFIG, encoded by the coding sequence GTGGGCAACATCCCCGCCGTGACCGACGCCGCGTTCGACGCCGACGTCCTCAAGTCCGACAAGCCGGTCCTCGTGGACTTCTGGGCCGAGTGGTGCGGCCCGTGCCGCCAGGTCGCCCCGATCCTGGACGAGATCAACACCGCCCACGGCGACAAGATCACGTTCCTCAAGATGAACGTCGACGAGAACCCGGTGACGCCGTCCAACTACCGCGTCACGGGCATCCCGACCCTCGCCGTCTTCCAGAACGGCGAGATCGTCAAGACCATCGTCGGCGCCAAGCCGAAGGGCGCGCTCCTCAAGGAGCTCGAGGACTTCATCGGCTGA
- a CDS encoding D-alanine--D-alanine ligase family protein codes for MTENPVPADRPAGRIVVLAGGLSHERDVSLRSGRRVAEALRSAGLEVEERDVDSSLLPDLLASKPACVVPMLHGETGEDGTIREVLDLLGVPYVGAVAEACRVAFDKPVAKTVAERAGLHTPASVVLPAESFRELGAAAVMDLIVERLGLPLMVKPAKSGSALGCTVVRSADELPSAMVSAYAYGTVALLEQFVEGEEVAVPIVDDGSGPRALPVVGIKPDSGVYDFTARYTAGSTTFQTPAKLSDELTAECQRVALTAHAAFGLRDLSRSDLIVDAEGTVWFLEVNVAPGFTETSIVPLAVQSAGLDLGTVVADIISAAARR; via the coding sequence GTGACCGAGAACCCCGTGCCCGCCGACCGCCCCGCCGGCCGGATCGTGGTGCTCGCGGGCGGCCTGTCCCACGAGCGCGACGTGTCGCTCCGCTCGGGACGCCGCGTGGCCGAGGCCCTGCGCTCGGCCGGCCTCGAGGTCGAGGAGCGTGACGTCGACTCCTCGCTGCTGCCCGATCTGCTCGCGTCGAAGCCGGCCTGCGTCGTCCCGATGCTGCACGGCGAGACCGGTGAGGACGGCACGATCCGTGAGGTCCTCGACCTGCTCGGCGTCCCCTACGTCGGCGCCGTCGCCGAGGCCTGCCGGGTCGCCTTCGACAAGCCCGTGGCGAAGACGGTGGCCGAGCGCGCGGGCCTGCACACCCCGGCCTCCGTCGTGCTGCCCGCGGAGTCGTTCCGCGAGCTCGGCGCCGCGGCGGTCATGGACCTGATCGTGGAGCGCCTCGGCCTGCCCCTCATGGTGAAGCCGGCCAAGAGCGGCTCGGCGCTGGGCTGCACGGTCGTCCGCTCCGCCGACGAGCTGCCGTCGGCGATGGTCAGCGCCTACGCCTACGGCACGGTCGCGCTGCTGGAGCAGTTCGTCGAGGGTGAGGAGGTCGCCGTGCCGATCGTCGACGACGGCTCCGGTCCCCGTGCCCTCCCGGTCGTCGGCATCAAGCCCGACAGCGGCGTCTACGACTTCACGGCGCGCTACACCGCCGGCAGCACGACGTTCCAGACCCCGGCGAAGCTCTCCGACGAGCTCACGGCCGAGTGCCAGCGCGTCGCGCTCACCGCGCACGCGGCGTTCGGCCTGCGCGACCTGTCGCGCTCGGACCTGATCGTGGACGCCGAGGGCACCGTCTGGTTCCTCGAGGTCAACGTCGCGCCGGGCTTCACCGAGACCTCGATCGTGCCGCTCGCGGTGCAGTCCGCGGGGCTCGACCTCGGCACGGTGGTCGCCGACATCATCAGCGCGGCTGCGAGGCGCTGA
- a CDS encoding alpha/beta fold hydrolase: MTRHALVFGASGLIGRHLMLTLAADGADVTAAVRTPESGARVERWLRDHGLARSIATAIVDFDAEEILAGGPSAFADVTEIHQCAGDFRFGMSVEEARRGNVDLVEKVVDFAAGIPDLQRVVYVSGYRVGGQDPAGVPWSAERRAATYAELGAYEASKMEADAVFQARAAERGVPWTMVNPATVIGDSRTGETDQQIGIASSIGQLWEGRLAALPGDERTFLPVLTVDHLAAFMVAAAADPAAAGHAYWVLDDDTPPLADLLGHVGRHLGVKVPRLRLPVGLLTRLPQSITKADPETLTFLSSDRYPTASARELAARHGIQTPDVRVSLERWGDHLAAHRFGAAPAGDRRFVDVGGVRTFEVGVAGSDRVILPGLPVNADTWAGVARSIGARAVDLPGLGLSGGSGVEDWDTWLASLVGADGPVHLVGHSVGAAAAVLAADRFPGRVGSLTLVAPFFLQGRMPASVRVRPLVRHWLRHTDPLRLSRQLTGSDLHAEDLVSSVGDLRRRTAGRVAAQLARAGSEQWRGELREALARFDGPVRIVTGSDDPLASDVAGQLARRNVELVIVPGAGHHPQLTHGGELAAVLGVPVGSAAPTLQEPTR, translated from the coding sequence ATGACCCGGCACGCCCTCGTCTTCGGCGCCTCCGGGCTGATCGGTCGCCACCTGATGCTGACCCTCGCCGCCGACGGCGCCGACGTGACCGCCGCAGTGCGTACGCCGGAGTCCGGCGCCCGCGTGGAGCGGTGGCTCCGCGACCACGGCCTCGCACGGAGCATCGCCACGGCGATCGTCGACTTCGACGCCGAGGAGATCCTCGCCGGTGGGCCGTCGGCGTTCGCGGACGTCACGGAGATCCACCAGTGCGCCGGCGACTTCCGGTTCGGCATGAGCGTCGAGGAGGCCCGCCGCGGGAACGTGGACCTCGTCGAGAAGGTGGTCGACTTCGCTGCCGGCATCCCGGACCTCCAGCGGGTCGTCTACGTCTCTGGCTACCGGGTCGGAGGCCAGGACCCGGCGGGGGTGCCCTGGTCGGCGGAGCGCCGTGCCGCGACGTACGCCGAGCTGGGTGCCTACGAAGCGTCGAAGATGGAGGCCGACGCGGTCTTCCAGGCGCGTGCCGCCGAGCGCGGGGTGCCGTGGACCATGGTGAACCCGGCGACCGTCATCGGCGACAGCCGGACGGGCGAGACCGACCAGCAGATCGGCATCGCGTCGTCGATCGGGCAGCTGTGGGAGGGCAGGCTCGCGGCGCTGCCGGGCGACGAGAGGACCTTCCTGCCCGTCCTCACCGTCGACCACCTGGCGGCCTTCATGGTGGCTGCGGCCGCGGATCCGGCAGCCGCCGGCCACGCCTACTGGGTCCTCGACGACGACACGCCGCCGCTCGCGGACCTGCTCGGCCATGTGGGCCGGCACCTCGGCGTGAAGGTCCCGCGGCTGCGGCTCCCCGTCGGTCTGCTCACCCGACTGCCGCAGTCGATCACCAAGGCGGACCCCGAGACGCTCACCTTCCTCTCCTCGGACCGCTACCCGACTGCGTCAGCCCGCGAGCTCGCGGCACGGCACGGGATCCAGACGCCCGACGTGCGGGTCTCGCTCGAGCGGTGGGGCGACCACCTCGCCGCGCACCGCTTCGGCGCCGCCCCGGCCGGGGACCGGCGGTTCGTCGACGTCGGTGGTGTCCGGACGTTCGAGGTCGGCGTCGCCGGCTCCGACCGCGTGATCCTCCCCGGCCTGCCGGTGAACGCCGACACCTGGGCGGGCGTCGCCCGCTCCATCGGCGCGCGTGCCGTCGACCTGCCCGGCCTCGGGCTCAGCGGCGGCTCGGGCGTGGAGGACTGGGACACGTGGCTTGCTTCCCTCGTCGGGGCTGACGGTCCGGTCCACCTCGTCGGCCACTCGGTCGGCGCGGCCGCCGCGGTGCTCGCAGCAGACCGCTTCCCCGGGCGGGTCGGGTCGCTGACGCTGGTCGCACCGTTCTTCCTCCAGGGCCGGATGCCGGCCTCGGTCCGGGTCCGGCCGCTGGTCCGGCACTGGCTGCGCCACACGGACCCGCTGCGGCTCTCCCGGCAGCTGACCGGCAGCGACCTGCACGCCGAGGACCTCGTGTCGAGCGTCGGCGACCTCCGGCGCCGTACCGCGGGCCGTGTGGCCGCCCAGCTCGCCCGGGCCGGTTCCGAGCAGTGGCGGGGCGAGCTGCGGGAGGCGCTCGCGCGGTTCGACGGGCCGGTCCGGATCGTCACGGGCAGCGATGACCCGCTTGCCAGCGACGTGGCCGGGCAGCTCGCCCGGCGGAACGTCGAGCTGGTCATCGTCCCCGGTGCCGGGCACCACCCGCAGCTGACGCATGGCGGTGAGCTCGCCGCCGTCCTCGGGGTGCCGGTCGGGTCGGCGGCGCCGACCCTGCAGGAACCGACACGGTGA
- a CDS encoding GNAT family N-acetyltransferase: MGLSRRPVRLAVDHLAAVEGHGHDCLFWQLDPVRRARLTAAEAAEEKRDWVSEVLREWGACGHVLLDGDRVAAHALYAPPAFAPGSGVLPTAPVTPDAVQLLTVHVDPGYRGGGLGRLLVRAAAKDLVDRDVLALEAFGDSRRHPHGCVLPTGFLTALGFRTQRAHPSYPRMRMELRSTLRWKDEVEQAIGALLDAVRPVKQPKPAPPAVRGEGSGQG; this comes from the coding sequence ATGGGTTTGTCGCGTCGTCCCGTCCGCCTGGCGGTCGACCACCTCGCTGCGGTCGAGGGCCACGGACACGACTGCCTCTTCTGGCAGCTCGACCCGGTACGTCGGGCGCGCCTCACCGCCGCCGAGGCAGCGGAGGAGAAGCGTGACTGGGTCTCCGAGGTGCTGCGCGAGTGGGGCGCCTGCGGCCACGTCCTGCTCGACGGCGACCGGGTTGCCGCGCACGCGCTCTACGCGCCGCCCGCCTTCGCGCCGGGCAGTGGCGTCCTGCCGACCGCTCCTGTGACGCCCGACGCGGTGCAGCTGCTGACCGTCCACGTGGACCCCGGCTACCGCGGCGGTGGGCTCGGCCGGCTGCTCGTGCGCGCTGCCGCGAAGGACCTGGTCGACCGCGACGTCCTGGCCCTCGAGGCGTTCGGTGACAGTCGGCGTCACCCGCACGGCTGCGTCCTCCCGACCGGCTTCCTCACCGCGCTCGGGTTCCGCACCCAGCGTGCCCACCCGTCGTACCCGCGGATGCGGATGGAGCTGCGCTCCACGCTGCGCTGGAAGGACGAGGTCGAGCAGGCGATCGGCGCGCTGCTCGACGCCGTCCGGCCGGTGAAGCAGCCGAAGCCGGCGCCTCCCGCGGTGCGGGGAGAGGGCTCCGGCCAGGGCTAG